From the Solanum stenotomum isolate F172 chromosome 4, ASM1918654v1, whole genome shotgun sequence genome, one window contains:
- the LOC125862758 gene encoding phosphopantothenoylcysteine decarboxylase subunit VHS3-like gives MEKFREALSRLFFPELKRSMEMVQELKHGVSEDFFFYEYMSSSDESSDSDGYDTITHGGTSNDDDGSSNNDVENNNNNNERDDNDDNNNHNNNKNEKNSNDDKDEVDDDDQDEDEDEDEDEDADGQDCDDNDHEEDQEPKNKKQKLEKEKEIEEEKVDEDDKGKQT, from the coding sequence GTTATTTTTTCCTGAGCTTAAAAGATCTATGGAGATGGTTCAAGAATTAAAGCATGGTGTTAGTGAAGATTTCTTCTTTTATGAATATATGTCTAGTAGTGATGAGAGTTCTGACAGTGATGGGTATGATACCATTACACATGGAGGAACGAGTAATGATGATGACGGATCTTCTAATAACGATGTAgagaataacaataataacaatgaacgtgatgataatgatgataataataatcataacaacaataagaatgaaaaaaatagtaatgaTGATAAGGATGAGGTTGACGATGATGATCaggatgaggatgaggatgaggatgaggacGAGGATGCGGACGGTCAAGATTGTGATGACAATGACCATGAAGAAGATCAAGAACCAAAAAATAAGAAGCAGAAGTTGGAGAAGGAAAAGGAGATAGAGGAGGAGAAGGTGGATGAGGATGATAAGGGAAAGCAAACATAA